CCTATACCGTCAGCGCCTACATCAAAGGCAGCCTGCGCCTCTGGAGGAAGCTCTATGTTTGCCTCAAGTAGAATTCTCATGCCATCCAACGTCATCGCAGGCGTATCACGCAGTTGGGACAACTGCTCACGTTGTTGTAAATGCTGCGCTTGTAGTTTTCTATACTGCTGTAAAACAAGCTCAGAGGGGTTGATTATCACCACCCCTTTAAACCCATCCACAATCAACATATCCCCATCACGCACCATACGACGCAAATTCACTAAGCCGACTACGGCAGGGATATTCATACTTCGTGCCACGATAGCGGTATGCGAGGTAGGGCCACCCAAATCAGTTAAAAAAGCAGAAAAACGCCCTTTACGTAAACGCAACATATCGGCGGGCGAAATATCTCGGGCCACTACAATTAAGCCAACCTCAGTCGCATCTGCCGAAACAACCAAGGCATGCTGATGCACAGCCTGCCCACTTAAAATTAGCAATACCCGCTCGATGACTTGCCGTATATCAGCGCTACGTTCTCGTAAGTAGGCATCTTCAATTTGCTCAAACTGAGCGATTAGCGCCTGCCCCTGAGTAGTCAATGCCCATTCGGCATTATAAAAACGATCTCGAATCAGATCACTGCTTTGTTCTCGCAGCATGGGGTCATCTAATAATAGACGGTGTACCTCTAATAAGGGCGCTATTTCACGAGGTGCGTCTGCGGATAACTGTTGAGATATCAACAACAAATCATCTCTCGCCTTATCCATAGCTTGGTATAGACGAACGCACTCATCGTCCACGGCAGACACATCAATATAATAATGAGGAACCTCTAATGCGGCGGCCCCCATCACCGCAGCCCTACCTATAGCATAACCATTAACCACACCCTGGCCTGCTACGGTACACATTGCCGTATTGATTCGCTCTGCCTGCTGCTGCATCAGCTTTCCTCGCCAAATTTATCCGCAAAAAGCTGAACAATAGCCTCTAATGCTTGATCTGCATCTGAGCCTTCGGTATCTACTGTCACGGTCACACCAAGCCCCGCCGCTAACATCATTACACCCATAATGCTTTTCGCATTAACTCGTTGCGCACCACGAGCAATAAAAACTTCGCTTTGGAAGGTTCCCGCAAGTTGAGTCAGTTTTGAGGCTGCACGAGCATGCAGACCCAATTTATTCGTAACTACAATATCTACTGATGGCATACGTTATAACTATAAAAATTAAGGCGCGGTAGGTGCTTGATGCACAATACCACGCTGGGTTGCAGACAAAACGTTTTCAATTAACAGCTCTATCGTGTCAGATCTATCCGTCAAGGCTTTGATGAGCATGCAAGCATTAACGCCTGACAACAAATGGACTTTTTGCCCTCTAAGGCTCAGTTGGCGCTGGACCCCAGCAGCAATATGATATGGCGTTGAACCGTATAAATCACATAGCAACAAGACATGCGGCCTGGTGCTTGGGCGAAGATCTGCTACTAATTTTGTAATCCAAGGGTCCGGAAAATCAGTAGGCAAAATATCTGCGACAACCACATCTGGGGTCGCCTGCAATACATGTTGGGCACATGCGACCAATGCCTGACCAAGTGGCGCGTGCGTAACCAGCACAACTGCCACCTGAGCTGCCTTAGCCATTTTCTACCGCTGCTGTCAACGCCTCGGCAAATAGAGCCCCCACATCGCAATCTGTTTGCTCCGTGATCTCTACAAAGCAGGTAGGGCTAGTCACATTAATTTCAGTCACATAGTTACCAATCACATCTAGCCCCACTAAAAACAAGCCTCGTTCGACCAGTTTTGGAGCAATAGTATTCGCAATATGCCAATCATGCTCACTGAGAGGCTGAGCAACACCACGGCCACCTGCCGCCAAGTTACCTCGGGTTTCACCAGCCAAAGGGATACGAGCTAAGCAGTATGGGACTGGTTTACCATTGATAATGAGAATACGCTTATCCCCGTCTACAATTTCAGGAATATAACGCTGTACCATTAAGCTTTCAGTGCTGTCTTTACTGAGCGTTTCTAAAATAGCCCCAACGTTAACTTCGCCTTCTCGCATACGGAAAATCCCCATCCCCCCCATGCCATCTAGCGGTTTAACGATCACGTCTTTGTGCTGCTTATGAAATGCACGAATCCGCTTCATCTCACGTGTAACTAATGTAGTAGGCGTAAACTGCGGAAATTCAGTGATCGCTAGTTTTTCAGGATGATTACGTAACGCTGAACCCGTGTTAAAGACCTTTGCCCCTTGTTCCTCGGCAAAGCTAAGCAAATGCGTGGAGTAAAAGTATTCCATATCAAATGGGGGGTCTTTACGCATAATCACTGCGCTAAAGTGATTAAGCTCAACGTCAACCGTTGCACCCGTAACACTCCACCACTGCGGCGCATGCAAATCAGCTTGCTCGGCAATATGAATAGGTAGAGCAACAGTCTTAACTCGACCATCATCAATATACAAATCAGACTGCAAAGAAACGCTAATGGTGTGATTTTTTGCAATGAGGGCTCGCATCATTGCCACTGACGTGTCTTTGTAGGCGGATAAGCTGGAGAGTGGATCAATAATAAATAAAACGTGCATGATCATTCCTGAAATAAACCCCTTCGCAACCCAAAGGCCGCGAAGGGGTGAAAGCAAATTGCGTAAACGTGATTAAGCGGTTTTCTTGCGTGGCGCAAGCACCATAACCATCTGTCTGCCTTCAAGACGAGGGAAAGATTCGACCTGACAAATCTCTTCGACGTCATCGCGCACACGTTCTAAAACACGCATACCTAGCTCTTGGTGAGCCATTTCGCGCCCTCTAAAACGTAGTGACACTTTGACCTTATCCCCATCCTCGATGAAACGACGCACATTACGTAGTTTTACGTTGTAATCGCCATCATCCGTAGCCGGACGAAATTTCACCTCTTTGAGCTGGACCACTTTTTGTTTGGCACGCGCCTCTTGTTGACGTTTTTGTTCCTGATAGCGGAACTTGCCGTAATCCATTAAACGACAAACCGGTGGAACTGCCGTAGGCGAGATTTCCACTAAGTCGATTTCGTTTTCTTCGGCCATTTCTAACGCCTGAGCCATTTTTACAATGCCAAGCTGTTCACCCTCAATACCAATGAGTCGCACTTCATTTACACGGATTTCACCGTTAATGCGATGTTTCTTTTCGGTTGCGATGTCTAAGACTCCCAAAATAAATAAAATAATCTATGCCAGCATGAGTCAATGATTATTGACGTGTATCAATATCATTGTGTAGCCGTTGAGCAAAATCGGCCAGTGGCATAACCCCTAAATCGAGGCCCCCACGACCGCGAACTGCGACCGTACCTGCCTCACGCTCTTTATCCCCCACAACCAAGATGTAAGGGACTTTTTGCATACTGTGTTCCCGAATTTTACGGGTGATTTTTTCGCCACGCAAATCACTGTTCACTCTGAGGCCTTTAGCCTTGAGCTCATCTGCGACTTGTTTAGCATAATCGGCGGAAGATTCTGCAATACAACAGACTACCGCATGCTCTGGAGCTAGCCATACAGGCAAAGCACCAGAGTAGTTTTCTAATAGAATACCAATAAATCGCTCAAAAGACCCTAAAATTGCACGATGCAGCATCACAGGGGTGCGTCGTTGGTCTTGAGCATCCACGTATTCCGCCCCCAAGCGGGCCGGCATAGAGAAGTCAACTTGAATTGTCCCACATTGCCAATGGCGGCCAATCGCGTCTTTTAGCGTGTATTCCACCTTAGGGCCGTAAAAAGCCCCATCGCCCTCTGCAATTTCAAACTCACAATTCGTGCGACGTAAGCTTTCCATTAATGCCTGTTCTGCCTTATCCCAGACGGCATCATCACCAATACGTTTTTCAGGGCGAGTAGCTACCTTGTAAAGAATTTCAGTAAAACCAAAATCCTTATACACGTTTTGCAACAGTGCCGTAAAATTAATGCACTCTTGTTGTAACTGGTCTTCTGTACAGAAAATATGACCATCATCCTGAGTAAAACCACGCACACGCATCATGCCATGTAATGATCCTGATGGCTCATTGCGGTGACATTGCCCAAACTCACCATAGCGCAAAGGTAGCTCACGATAGGAGTGAAAGCCTTGATTGAAAATCTGCACATGACCTGGGCAATTCATGGGTTTCAGCCCATATACACGATTCTCGGACTCTGTGGTAAACATGTTTTCCGAGTAGTTGTCCCAGTGACCCGTTTTTTTCCAAAGCGACAAATCAAGAATCTGAGGTGCCTTTACCTCTTGGTAGCCATTTTGCTGATAGACCTTACGCATGTACTGCTCGACCTGCTGCCAAACAGTCCAACCTTTTGGATGCCAGTAAATCAAACCAGGCGCTTCTTCGTGAAACTGGAATAGCCCTAATTCACGACCTAATCGACGATGGTCACGTTTTTCAGCCTCTTCAAGCATATGCAAGTAGGCTTTTTGGTCCTCTTTAGTCGCCCAAGCCGTACCATAAATGCGCTGTAGCATTTCATTGTTGCTATCGCCACGCCAGTAGGCTCCTGCCACCTTCATTAACTTAAAGACTTTAAGTTTACCGGTAGATGGCACATGCGGGCCACGACACAAATCAATAAAATCGCCTTCGCGATAGAGACTAATCGTCTCTCCTGAAGGGATTGATTCGATTAGCTCAGCTTTGTAGGATTCGCCAATGCTTTTAAAAAAGGCAACTGCCTCGTCACGATCCCATTCCTCTCGGGTCACAGGAATATCTGCACGTGACAGCTCTGTCATCTTTTGCTCAATCGCCTTTAGGTCTTCGGGCGTAAAAGGACGCTTGTAAGCAAAGTCGTAATAAAAGCCATTATCAATAACTGGACCAATCGTTACTTGTGCCTCGGGATATAGTTCTTGTACAGCATAAGCAAGTAAGTGAGCCGTAGAGTGACGAATCACATCTAAGCCCTCTTCGTCTTTGGCAGTAATAATCGCCAAATGCGCATCCGTGTCGATAATATAGCTAGTATCAACCAACGTAGGCTCAGTTCCTTGTGTCGTCACTCGCCCTGCAAGAGCTGCTCGCCCTAAGCCAGTACCAATTGAATGAGCCACGTCACCAACAGAAACAGGCCCATCAAAGGAGCGCTGTGAACCATCGGGTAAGGTAATCTGAACCATACAACATCCTAAAAATAAAAAACGCGGCTCCATGGCCGCGTTTAAGGTATCTGTGATTGGCTTGAATCAACGAGCGAACACAATGCGGCCAAGTTATTGTCGCCAGCTAGTAGTTCGCGTTATGGTCATCTGTCATGCACCTGATTCAAGAATAATAATTGCTTTAAGTTTACCACTTACCCACTACTCTCGCAGCCCAAAAACAAAAAAAACGTAAAAAAACAGAAAACCGATAATTCATTGTTGCAAAGCAACTACGATTTAGGCTATATTTAGTTCTTTCCAAGACTGCTGATCATACTGACATCACATAAAAGCCCGTTTTGGAAAATAAACTTGACACAAAAATAACCATTGGTTATAATTACATTTTTAGGCGGTTAGCTCAGTTGGTTAGAGCGCTACGTTGACATCGTAGAGGTCGCTGGTTCGAATCCAGTACTGCCTACCAGAATTCATGTTTCAATGACTATCAATTATAGTCAAAGATGTTCAAAAACCCGCACAGTCATTGGCTTTGCGGGTTTTTTGTTGTCTGTTTGCTTCTTATTCTGCTCAATGATGCTCAATGCTGCCCACGCATAATAAGGGTACGTTTAAGGGTATGCTCACCTAGAATAAGGGTACATCCAAAATGATGAGCAACGCGTGTAACTTCAAAACCAGCTAGCCGAGCCTCTCTGATTCTTTTCAATTTGCCGCTACTTTCATCCACGCCACCACTCAGCTTCTCGCTGATATGACGATACAGTCTATTCCCCCAATCCCCGTCCAACATAAAACATTTCATCATTATTCGGGGCAATGAACCTATATACATTATTTGTTAAATTTTTCTATCAATTCTGAGATGAAAGCAATTACCGTCTGTGTTACCTCTAACAATAAATCCTAAATCTCAGTT
This Paenalcaligenes faecalis DNA region includes the following protein-coding sequences:
- the thrS gene encoding threonine--tRNA ligase, translated to MVQITLPDGSQRSFDGPVSVGDVAHSIGTGLGRAALAGRVTTQGTEPTLVDTSYIIDTDAHLAIITAKDEEGLDVIRHSTAHLLAYAVQELYPEAQVTIGPVIDNGFYYDFAYKRPFTPEDLKAIEQKMTELSRADIPVTREEWDRDEAVAFFKSIGESYKAELIESIPSGETISLYREGDFIDLCRGPHVPSTGKLKVFKLMKVAGAYWRGDSNNEMLQRIYGTAWATKEDQKAYLHMLEEAEKRDHRRLGRELGLFQFHEEAPGLIYWHPKGWTVWQQVEQYMRKVYQQNGYQEVKAPQILDLSLWKKTGHWDNYSENMFTTESENRVYGLKPMNCPGHVQIFNQGFHSYRELPLRYGEFGQCHRNEPSGSLHGMMRVRGFTQDDGHIFCTEDQLQQECINFTALLQNVYKDFGFTEILYKVATRPEKRIGDDAVWDKAEQALMESLRRTNCEFEIAEGDGAFYGPKVEYTLKDAIGRHWQCGTIQVDFSMPARLGAEYVDAQDQRRTPVMLHRAILGSFERFIGILLENYSGALPVWLAPEHAVVCCIAESSADYAKQVADELKAKGLRVNSDLRGEKITRKIREHSMQKVPYILVVGDKEREAGTVAVRGRGGLDLGVMPLADFAQRLHNDIDTRQ
- the ptsP gene encoding phosphoenolpyruvate--protein phosphotransferase, which produces MQQQAERINTAMCTVAGQGVVNGYAIGRAAVMGAAALEVPHYYIDVSAVDDECVRLYQAMDKARDDLLLISQQLSADAPREIAPLLEVHRLLLDDPMLREQSSDLIRDRFYNAEWALTTQGQALIAQFEQIEDAYLRERSADIRQVIERVLLILSGQAVHQHALVVSADATEVGLIVVARDISPADMLRLRKGRFSAFLTDLGGPTSHTAIVARSMNIPAVVGLVNLRRMVRDGDMLIVDGFKGVVIINPSELVLQQYRKLQAQHLQQREQLSQLRDTPAMTLDGMRILLEANIELPPEAQAAFDVGADGIGLFRSEFLFMGRADLPSEQEQFEAYASVVKAMQGRPVTIRTLDIGADKTLDGEQTVATNPALGLRAIRYCLANPDLFQTQLRALLRASQFGLVRILIPMISTMEEVYAVRAALDQAEQSLLADGIEHARQIELGAMVEVPAIAIAIEPFAQSLDFLSIGTNDLIQYVMAVDRTDAEVADLYDPMHPAVLRLIAHTINRAQTYGKPVSVCGEMAGDIRLTRMLLGLGLRCFSMPASQIPAIKQEILGAHTEALRLKVATALNRAERIDLQKLH
- the gshB gene encoding glutathione synthase, with product MHVLFIIDPLSSLSAYKDTSVAMMRALIAKNHTISVSLQSDLYIDDGRVKTVALPIHIAEQADLHAPQWWSVTGATVDVELNHFSAVIMRKDPPFDMEYFYSTHLLSFAEEQGAKVFNTGSALRNHPEKLAITEFPQFTPTTLVTREMKRIRAFHKQHKDVIVKPLDGMGGMGIFRMREGEVNVGAILETLSKDSTESLMVQRYIPEIVDGDKRILIINGKPVPYCLARIPLAGETRGNLAAGGRGVAQPLSEHDWHIANTIAPKLVERGLFLVGLDVIGNYVTEINVTSPTCFVEITEQTDCDVGALFAEALTAAVENG
- a CDS encoding HPr family phosphocarrier protein, coding for MPSVDIVVTNKLGLHARAASKLTQLAGTFQSEVFIARGAQRVNAKSIMGVMMLAAGLGVTVTVDTEGSDADQALEAIVQLFADKFGEES
- the infC gene encoding translation initiation factor IF-3, which codes for MGVLDIATEKKHRINGEIRVNEVRLIGIEGEQLGIVKMAQALEMAEENEIDLVEISPTAVPPVCRLMDYGKFRYQEQKRQQEARAKQKVVQLKEVKFRPATDDGDYNVKLRNVRRFIEDGDKVKVSLRFRGREMAHQELGMRVLERVRDDVEEICQVESFPRLEGRQMVMVLAPRKKTA
- a CDS encoding PTS sugar transporter subunit IIA — translated: MAKAAQVAVVLVTHAPLGQALVACAQHVLQATPDVVVADILPTDFPDPWITKLVADLRPSTRPHVLLLCDLYGSTPYHIAAGVQRQLSLRGQKVHLLSGVNACMLIKALTDRSDTIELLIENVLSATQRGIVHQAPTAP